The Erythrobacter sp. Alg231-14 genome has a segment encoding these proteins:
- a CDS encoding MAPEG family protein, with protein METAYYYLALSGLLTVLLWTPYITARMFIWGIPSFLHNYPEGFPAREPETPLWVERSKRAHLNMIETMPAFIAVVVAAGLLGDGANAQTVGTWAQVFFFARVLHAIVYTLGIPGLRTPVYLVSWASILVIGAQVVL; from the coding sequence TGGAAACAGCTTATTACTATCTCGCCCTAAGCGGTCTGCTGACCGTCTTGCTTTGGACCCCATACATCACGGCGCGGATGTTCATTTGGGGCATTCCCAGTTTTCTGCACAATTACCCAGAAGGTTTTCCCGCGCGTGAACCAGAAACGCCGCTTTGGGTGGAACGCTCAAAACGGGCGCATCTCAATATGATCGAGACGATGCCAGCCTTTATCGCGGTTGTCGTTGCGGCGGGCCTATTGGGCGATGGCGCCAACGCCCAAACGGTTGGCACTTGGGCGCAAGTGTTCTTCTTTGCGCGCGTTCTGCACGCAATTGTCTACACGCTGGGTATCCCAGGACTTCGGACGCCGGTCTATCTTGTATCTTGGGCATCGATCTTAGTGATTGGCGCGCAAGTGGTGCTGTAA